The genomic stretch AAGAAGACCACCCCGGAGGCCACGTGGCAGGACAGTCTGGCCAAGGTTCCGGCGGTTATGCCGATCCAGTGTCGTCTGGGAGTCGCTCCGGCCAGAGCCAGGGCACCGAAGGCTATCGGGTAGTCCAGCAGAGCCTGTATTGGGTGGGCTACGTAGCCTCCCAGTATGAGCTGGAGAAGTCCGGCCACAGCTCCGGCTCCGAAACCGGCCTTGAGGCCGTATCGTAGGGCGAAGATCAGCAGCGGGACGTTCTCGAGGGTTATGGAGCCTCCTTGAGGCATTCGGAAGAGCTTCACGTAGGATAAAGCCAGGGCTAAAGATGCCGCTAGGGCTCCTTCTACGAGTATTCGGGTGTTGCCTTTCATGGGTGAGTCCTCCTCTATATGATGTTGCCGGAGGAGGGAAGATCCGCCTTTTGAGAGGGGGTGTGATAGAAAGGAGCAACTTCCCTGCGCCGGCATGATCCGGATCAGGTTCCAGGGGTCGAGGCTTAACGCCTCCTCTCAGCCGGGACACCGACTCC from Dethiosulfovibrio faecalis encodes the following:
- the thiT gene encoding energy-coupled thiamine transporter ThiT, giving the protein MKGNTRILVEGALAASLALALSYVKLFRMPQGGSITLENVPLLIFALRYGLKAGFGAGAVAGLLQLILGGYVAHPIQALLDYPIAFGALALAGATPRRHWIGITAGTLARLSCHVASGVVFFASYAPEGQNPLLYSLVYNGSYMVPNLLISILLIEILWKRLPSPAGR